A stretch of Acropora muricata isolate sample 2 chromosome 7, ASM3666990v1, whole genome shotgun sequence DNA encodes these proteins:
- the LOC136921618 gene encoding uncharacterized protein, whose protein sequence is MSSWRKKLPSACTICKRNTKYSCIKCGKSVCVRAECSIAEEKEDTLGWEANRSVGYCLPCAGTSTGAGQNEFCSENRHPSDDIEPAALENESFDEERSDNIEPACELACESDSGEDERFQSTEEEVKKVKRGRKASWNEDQITDMIDIIVNDDEMVKKLIFTNTKKASNSEVFKNVLTQLNEKYNATTGKDFPFVVAQMRNKFKWCVSTCKKICLTVKTASGITRFIEDKGYGKWFNLLYVLVKTRDSCKPENACEPSALGRDADCIDYGINEADDEGEGSSTSSNFTNKSSDLPFKQKVAPVKKPTFKKRKTDQLGKALELLQAAIDHDPAKELLQILKEDMKASREQEMRQQGLLNSKVLFPNMKNSGL, encoded by the exons ATGTCTTCTTGGAGGAAAAAATTGCCTTCCGCCTGCACAATTTGTAAAAGGAATACAAAGTATTCGTGCATAAAATGTGGAAAAAGTGTTTGTGTCAGAGCTGAATGTTCTATTGCTGAGGAGAAAGAAGATACATTGGGGTGGGAAGCAAACAGAAGCGTAGGTTATTGCCTACCGTGTGCTGGAACTTCTACAGGTGCTGGGCAAAACGAATTCTGCAGCGAAAACCGTCACCCTTCCGATGACATTGAACCAGCTGCTCTGGAAAATGAATCTTTCGACGAGGAGCGTTCCGATAACATCGAACCAGCTTGTGAGCTTGCTTGTGAAAGCGATTCAGGCGAGGATGAAAGGTTTCAAAGCACtgaagaagaagtgaaaaaggtAAAACGTGGGCGAAAAGCCAGTTGGAATGAAGATCAAATCACGGATATGATAGATATCATAGTCAATGACGACGAAATGGTAAAGAAACTCATATTTACCAATACCAAGAAAGCAAGCAATAGtgaagtttttaaaaatgtGTTAACTCAGCTTAATGAGAAGTACAATGCAACTACAGGAAAGGACTTTCCATTCGTAGTGGCACAGATGAGGAATAAATTTAAGTGGTGCGTCAGTACCTGTAAGAAGATTTGTCTGACAGTTAAAACTGCTTCAGGCATAACAAGGTTTATTGAAGATAAGGGATATGGAAAGTGGTTTAACCTTCTCTACGTGCTGGTAAAAACAAGAGACTCTTGTAAACCAGAAAATGCATGTGAACCTTCTGCTCTTGGTAGAGACGCAGATTGTATTGATTATGGAATCAATGAGGCCGATGATGAAGGTGAGGGTAGCAGTACTTCTTCTAATTTCACAAATAAAAGTTCTGACCTTCCATTCAAGCAGAAAGTTGCACCTGTCAAGAAACCTactttcaaaaaaagaaaaactgatcaGCTTGGCAAAGCTCTTGAACTGCTTCAAGCTGCTATAGATCATGACCCTGCTAAGGAACTTTTgcagattttgaaagaagacaTGAAAGCCTCCCGAGAGCAAGAAATGAG GCAGCAGGGGCTTCTCAACAGCAAGGTTTTGTTCCCCAATATGAAGAACTCAGGCCTATAA
- the LOC136921619 gene encoding uncharacterized protein produces MARFNTKALLLEKISRERQRRRELRRRMLTLVVLRKRFLARLCLWICLLFQSVESDDIQRHRSCRRSIRNTGWWELVWATYDEGRFKKAFRVSRETFDFILKSIRPDIEKNTVTEIPVSPECRLAICLYRLGRGDYLYTIAELFGLGVATVHNIVKEVCEAIIRNLWKESVQAYFPTTEHNFKEKMVDMEMLWQFPSCWGAIDGCHIPIQCPPGGLKACKEYHNFKNFYSIVMMAIVDAQDRFIWASVGFPGNSHDSVIFQSTELWHDITENNIIPPITKTIGDTEVYPMILGNSAFPFRIWLMKPYGNEKLTPEQGYFNYRLSRARMVTERTFGQLKSRWRVLYRKLECQPDAVKLAALTCIVLHNICIAANDTLPPQLDLTTDPFTQKRRSRDEIRELLFMRNCTKTRDSSRVAGGIREALAKNLWQEQV; encoded by the coding sequence ATGGCGAGGTTTAATACGAAAGCTTTATTGTTGGAGAAAATTTCTAGAGAAAGACAGCGGAGGAGAGAGCTCCGACGTCGAATGTTGACACTGGTTGTGTTAAGGAAAAGGTTTCTTGCTCGACTGTGTTTATGGATTTGTCTGTTGTTTCAATCAGTGGAAAGTGACGATATTCAGCGTCATCGCAGTTGTCGTCGCAGTATCAGAAATACAGGATGGTGGGAACTGGTCTGGGCGACATATGATGAAGGAAGATTCAAGAAGGCGTTTAGAGTTTCAAGAGAAACATTTGACTTCATTTTAAAGAGTATTCGACCCGATATTGAGAAAAATACTGTGACAGAGATTCCTGTTTCACCTGAATGCAGGCTTGCCATTTGTCTCTACAGGCTTGGCCGAGGCGACTATTTGTATACTATTGCTGAATTGTTTGGTCTTGGTGTGGCAACTGTTCACAACATTGTCAAAGAAGTTTGTGAAGCAATAATACGAAACCTATGGAAAGAGTCAGTGCAAGCTTATTTTCCAACTACTGAACATAATTTCAAAGAGAAAATGGTTGATATGGAAATGTTATGGCAGTTTCCTTCTTGCTGGGGTGCTATAGATGGGTGTCACATTCCTATTCAGTGTCCACCAGGTGGACTGAAAGCCTGTAAAGAATATCATaactttaaaaacttttattCTATAGTCATGATGGCAATTGTTGATGCACAGGACCGCTTTATCTGGGCAAGCGTTGGTTTCCCTGGAAATTCACATGATTCTGTGATTTTTCAGTCAACTGAACTGTGGCATGATATTACCGAAAACAATATCATACCACCAattactaaaacaattggaGACACTGAGGTTTATCCAATGATTTTAGGAAATTCAGCGTTTCCATTTCGAATATGGTTGATGAAACCATATGGTAATGAAAAACTTACACCTGAGCAGGGTTATTTCAATTATCGCTTGAGCCGTGCTAGGATGGTAACTGAACGAACTTTTGGTCAACTGAAGAGCAGGTGGAGGGTGTTATATCGAAAGCTAGAATGCCAACCAGATGCAGTAAAGCTGGCTGCCCTAACATGTATTGTTCTCCATAACATCTGTATTGCTGCAAATGATACTCTTCCTCCCCAGCTGGATCTGACAACTGACCCTTTTACCCAAAAGAGGAGAAGTAGGGATGAGATCAGAGAATTGTTATTTATGCGAAACTGCACCAAAACAAGAGATTCATCTCGTGTTGCTGGAGGTATCAGGGAGGCTCTAGCAAAGAATTTGTGGCAGGAACAAGTGTAA